A window of Candidatus Nitrospira allomarina genomic DNA:
TGAGTAGAGACTCAAACGGAGAAACCTGGAACTAGCCACCCATTACTACATATCTTATCAGGCATTCAAGTCTGAAAAAAACTCTGAGAGGCAAAAAGGTGCAGGTCATGGAGGGAAATATCGTTATGCTTTCAAAAATCAAATTGTGCCTACATGCTATTCAGCGATGGGGTTTTTCTTTCCTCATGGGCATAGGGTCGATGGGTATTTGCCCTGTTTCGGCCGAGGTCCTCTTGGCCACGGATTTTGAATCTGGAACCCTTTCTGACTGGACGGTGTTTTCTACCTCCAATGGAACCTTAGGGGGCAAGGGATTTCCTGTCGTTGCTCTGTGTGATTATGGTAACCCAGTTTCTCCCTCTTATTGCCTTCAGGTCCAAGTCGGCCAGCTTCATTTCGCTCCTACCCATGACGTGCAACAAGGTGGAGGGATTGGTCTCACTACAATGACCAATGCCGGCCTCATTCAGCTCTCAGCCCGTGTGGGGGTCACCTACCATTCCCCCGATTATAAAAGGAATCTGAACGGGGGATTGTTTGAATGGGTTGTTGATGATCAAGTCATAGCCGATCTCGATGTCGGTCCGATGGAGGATGGTGGCACGGTTCAGCACCATTTCATTGGAAAAGTCCCTGTGACAGCAGGTCGTCATACCATCCAGCTTCGGGTGACCCGTCCCTTTCAGAGCGGTGCCGGCAAGCCGTCACCGGTTCAGTTTATAGATGATGTCATGGTGGAACTCCTTTCCCAACCCTGAAAGGCCCCTTCAAGCTTATTGAAGATAACGCATGTTCTTTGCCGGTAGGCCGGGTTAAGACTGGAGCGAGGAAAACCGATACAGGAAGACACCACCCAATATCACCCCGAAAGAATCTTCTATGGTTATTTCAGAACGGAGTCTCAGCCACGATACCCTGGTGGAGACTTTTATGGGTCGATTTGATCAACATGCCAGACAGGATTTTAAATGGCGGATTGATCATGCCATTCTGCAAGGGTATCGATTTGTGATGTTAAATATGGTGGCCGTATCATTTATTGACAGCGCTGCCCTCGGATGGTTGGTTCTCGCCCAGCGGCGCTTTCAGCGAATTGGTGGCAAGCTGGCCATTATTTCTCCGATAGGGTTTGTTCGGGATGTCCTGGAAATCACGGAAATTGGGGAATGGATCCCCATCTTTTCCAGCGAAGATGAAGCCTTGAAGATCTTTGAATCTAGCAAAGCACATCCAGCGGAGTCGTGACGATGGGCACATCGACCGCTCCGAGACAAGATCTCCGGCAACCGATACCGATTCCTCAAGGAGATCGACGGTCGTTTCGCCGGATGTCCGTCAAACCCTATCAAGTGCTTCCGGTTGCCATTCGTTATGGGCAAGACACAGTGTGTCGGGGCCGTGTACTCAATCTCAGTCCTCAGGGCATGCTCGTTGAATTCCCCGACAATCAAATTCCTCCTGTGCTACGGGGTACCCAAGTGTCTGTCAAACTAAAATACCTCGGCGACAGCATTTGGTTGCCTGGACTTGTCCGGCACTGCAAGGGCCAAAAAATGGGATTTTTGTTCCCGGCCCTGACCAACCATCCCACGAGAGCGGCCAAGCATCCCTTGACCATCGTTCTCCATTCTCTCTCGCGCGCAGTCACCTCTCTCTAATTTCTTCTTCTTTTCCATGATTAAATCCATGTTCCCTATCGTGAGCAGATGCTCATCTGACTACTGAACAGAACGGCATCATAATGAAGCGTCCTTGTCCAAGGCGCCACCCATGACGGGTTCCGTCTTCAGCTAATTAGAAAATCGAAGTCAGGCGAAGGAGGATTGGAAGGGCCAATGGCACATGGAATGAAGAGGACAGGCGGATCTAGGTTTCAACGAGGAGTATGGTCTGTTGAGAACCGAGGGACAGTTCGGGGATTGGCTTTGGTGACCATCGAGAGATTTTTGGGTGACCGGATTGTCCGGGCGATGGGTTCCTGAATGGCTAATAAGCATTCCAGGCGCGGACGGACCGAATCCAGGTCTTTGTGTAGATGAATTTCGGTGATGCGGTTGTCATTTAAATCGATGGCTTGGCAAATGGCATCTTGCGCGATTTTGAGCCCGCCATCCAGATCCCGTCGCAGGGCTGTTTTGAAGTGGAAGCGGAGGGAGAGACTAAGGGTGTGGGTCTCCAATTGCTCTAAAAATTCCGTCCGATGAGATGATTGCCGCAAGATGGTGAGTAAGTGTCGAGCCACGGCAGTCTTATAATGCCGGCCTGGGGAGGCCAGGACCCTCCGGCCATTGACGGTGGCGTATTGATGATTAATGCTGGGTGGAAGGGGTAAGACAACAAAAAGTTTGCGAGTCGACAGAGTATCGCCGCCCAAATTCGACCAATCCATCCCAGCATCTGCAGTTTTGGCTTTTCGTTTATGACTGTGGAGGAGGACCAGGCCACCTTTCCCTTTGGACTGCAAAAGCTTGGGAAGGGAGGGAATACGAATAGTTCTCAATGGGGCATCTATGAAAGGGGTATGGTATCGGTGGTGAAACGAGAAGCAACGGGTCTGTTAGAGGAGGCTCTGAATTTTGCTCATGCTATGTTCAAAGGTGTCTTCGTTTACATGGACAAAACGGCGCCACTCCGATGGATTCCACACTTCAAGGCGATGAAACATGCCCACTAATACCACTTCTTGATCCTCATCCACCGGGACGAGTTTGCGAAACCGGCCCGGGATGAGAATGCGACCTGCCTTATCCATTTCTGATGCGGAGGCTTCCGAGACCATGTGATACATGAAAAGACGTCGTTGGTTTTCATCAAGAGATTGTTTGGCGTTTTCCAGAATCTTGGCCCATTCCGGATTGGTATAGGCTGAGACGGGCATATCCTGTCCCTTGAGAAACATCAGACTATTGCCGTGAATTTCGATTTCTTCACGAATAGGACTCGGGACAACAAATCGTCCTTTTTCGTCGATTTTACAATAATATTGACCGGCAAACATGCAGAATGTTCCTTGGATCTCCTGAACGTCCTATCTGTGAGTGTAGCTTACCGAAACTTTAAGAAAAGTCAAGTAGTTTTGCTTGAGTAGTCGAGCTAATCGCCTTCGGTGGTAGGCATCCCCATGTCCATATCGTCAGTGTCCATTCCCTCCATGGCCTCGTCCATGTCATCTCCCACGTCTTCCCCCATCTCCTTTCCCATTTTTTTCATGAAGCGGGCCATGCTCTGTGGATCGTTTTCGTCCAGGTCCCCGAAGTTACTGGGATCGGCCAAGGCTTCCATCCGGGCTTCTTCCGATTTGGGTGCAGCGAAGCGAGACATGATGCGTTCCAGGTTGGTACTTCGGCAATGCGTGCAGGATGGGACTGGAGCGTTCGAGGTGAGGATTAAAAAGGAGTTGCGCTTCCGGCAATCCTGACAACGGTATTCGTAAATGGGCATTGAGTCGTTCCTCCTGATCGCAATATACGGGCTGTATATATCGCAAAATGGTCTCTTTGGGAAGAGTCGAAAATTGGTTTATACGATTCGAAAGACCTTAAATACGTTAATAGAGCGAAGGTATCGGACTTATAATTCTCGAACCCTCATATGAAGGGGCTGGTGAAAAGGGCCAATCGAGAAAAGACAGACAAGGGGAAAAGTAAATGAGGTGGGGGGGTATTTAGAGAAAACAGCCAGCCATAGATTTATGTTGGCGGACGATTTGCCTCGACCTCAGGAATTTACAACAAATTCCTTACACCATTCTGGCGAGTGTCAGCCCATACACCGGGCCTGAGCCGGCCCGTCGAAGCGTCTTGGCGCATTCATGCAGGGTTGTGCCCGTGGTTAAGACATCGTCCACCAATAAGATCCGTTTGCCTTTGATAGGGGCCGGCTTGGGGACGGAAAAAGCCTGACGCAGATTCGCGAGTCGCTCTTTCCTTGATAACGAGGTTTGGGGGACTGTGGGACGAATCCGAAGTAAACACGCCAGGAAAAGAGGAATCCCCAGGTGGTGACTCAGTCGGTTTGCGAGGAGCAGGGATTGATTGTATTCACGTTCTCGTAAGCGTTGCGGATGAAGGGGGACGGGAATGATGGCATCTAAGGTTGGTAAAGCGGGCAACGCTTCAACCATGGCTTGGGCGAGTGGTTGAGTCAACGACAGTTTTCCCCGGTATTTGAACAGGGTAATGGCTTCTTTCAGTGGGGGTTGGTAGGGAAAGAGGCTCCATATTTGCGTAAGAGCCATTGGTCGTGCGCGGCAGGCTCCACACTGATGAGTGGGGCTATGTAATAGGGCAATGGGGGAGGCAAAGGGGCGTCCACATCGCGGACAAACCGGGCCTGGGATGGGTTTGAGCCTATCCCAACACCGCCGGCAAAAAAAGGGGACGGGATCGTCCTGCAAGGGATGCTGACAGCCGGCACAGGCGGTGGGAAAAATGATATGCAGGAGCCTTCGGAGTAGACGTGTCGTAGTAATTGGTGGAGCCATGGAGGCGAACTTTCCGAGCTGAGGTCAACCGTGGAGTATGCCTAATTATCGTGAGGCGCCTTGGTCCATTTACCTTCGTTATGATATAGGAGAGATGGCGAATTTGCCATGATTCAACAGCGGTACCGAGGGCAGAAACTTCTGATAGGTTTACGTGATTCAGTTTCAACATGTCTATAAGGAATATCAGCGCGGATCCACATCGGTCGTGGCTCTGCGGGATGTCTGTGTGGACATTCAGCAGGGAGAATTTTGTGCGCTCATGGGACCCAGCGGGAGTGGAAAAAGCACGCTTTTGCATTTGGTGGCTGGGCTGGACTGGGTGACGTCCGGAGATATCCTGCTGGATGGGCGTTCCTGTCTGGGGTTTGTTGATCAGGAATGGACCCGATGGCGTCGGGAGGAGGTGGGGATCGTGTTTCAGGCTTTCCATCTGATCCCCGGATTGACGATCGAAGAAAATGTTGCACTTCCCTTGCGTTTACGAGGGGAGGGATCAGAAACGATCCGAACCCGGACCGCTGACAT
This region includes:
- a CDS encoding STAS domain-containing protein; the encoded protein is MVISERSLSHDTLVETFMGRFDQHARQDFKWRIDHAILQGYRFVMLNMVAVSFIDSAALGWLVLAQRRFQRIGGKLAIISPIGFVRDVLEITEIGEWIPIFSSEDEALKIFESSKAHPAES
- a CDS encoding PilZ domain-containing protein, which gives rise to MGTSTAPRQDLRQPIPIPQGDRRSFRRMSVKPYQVLPVAIRYGQDTVCRGRVLNLSPQGMLVEFPDNQIPPVLRGTQVSVKLKYLGDSIWLPGLVRHCKGQKMGFLFPALTNHPTRAAKHPLTIVLHSLSRAVTSL
- a CDS encoding RusA family crossover junction endodeoxyribonuclease is translated as MDWSNLGGDTLSTRKLFVVLPLPPSINHQYATVNGRRVLASPGRHYKTAVARHLLTILRQSSHRTEFLEQLETHTLSLSLRFHFKTALRRDLDGGLKIAQDAICQAIDLNDNRITEIHLHKDLDSVRPRLECLLAIQEPIARTIRSPKNLSMVTKANPRTVPRFSTDHTPR
- a CDS encoding division/cell wall cluster transcriptional repressor MraZ, which gives rise to MFAGQYYCKIDEKGRFVVPSPIREEIEIHGNSLMFLKGQDMPVSAYTNPEWAKILENAKQSLDENQRRLFMYHMVSEASASEMDKAGRILIPGRFRKLVPVDEDQEVVLVGMFHRLEVWNPSEWRRFVHVNEDTFEHSMSKIQSLL
- a CDS encoding FmdB family zinc ribbon protein produces the protein MPIYEYRCQDCRKRNSFLILTSNAPVPSCTHCRSTNLERIMSRFAAPKSEEARMEALADPSNFGDLDENDPQSMARFMKKMGKEMGEDVGDDMDEAMEGMDTDDMDMGMPTTEGD
- a CDS encoding ComF family protein: MAPPITTTRLLRRLLHIIFPTACAGCQHPLQDDPVPFFCRRCWDRLKPIPGPVCPRCGRPFASPIALLHSPTHQCGACRARPMALTQIWSLFPYQPPLKEAITLFKYRGKLSLTQPLAQAMVEALPALPTLDAIIPVPLHPQRLREREYNQSLLLANRLSHHLGIPLFLACLLRIRPTVPQTSLSRKERLANLRQAFSVPKPAPIKGKRILLVDDVLTTGTTLHECAKTLRRAGSGPVYGLTLARMV
- a CDS encoding ABC transporter ATP-binding protein, whose translation is MIQFQHVYKEYQRGSTSVVALRDVCVDIQQGEFCALMGPSGSGKSTLLHLVAGLDWVTSGDILLDGRSCLGFVDQEWTRWRREEVGIVFQAFHLIPGLTIEENVALPLRLRGEGSETIRTRTADMLERVGMSHRIGHRSHELSGGEQQRVALARAFGHRPRLIVADEPTGNLDGETGEKIVSLLRQCAKEFGQTVLLATHSLRAAQAADRIVAIRDGQLE